One region of Physeter macrocephalus isolate SW-GA unplaced genomic scaffold, ASM283717v5 random_379, whole genome shotgun sequence genomic DNA includes:
- the CREB3L4 gene encoding cyclic AMP-responsive element-binding protein 3-like protein 4 isoform X2 produces the protein MDFRTPDLLEMWLEPPEDVFSTGSFLELGLHGPPSEVPVTRLQEQGLQGWESSGGHGCGLQESEPEDFLKLFIDPNEVYCSEASPGSDSGISEDPRHPDSPPAPKPPSSPALYEVVYEAGTLERMQGEAGPAVGLISIQIDQWSPPFMVPDACVVSEPPPDAHAHILPRAGTVNSVPPAALLPCQTLFLTEEEKRLLGQEGVSLPPHLPLTKAEERVLKKVRRKIRNKQSAQDSRRRKKEYIDGLESRVAACSAQNQELQKKVQELERHNISLVTQLRQLQMLIVQTSNKAAQTSTCVLPKCPLASSQILLFSLALIILPSFSPFQGLPEAGPEDYQPHGVISRNILTHKDMTENLENPAVESRLEGPPGAKGVNGSTRTLLEKTGGRAGPSRHIRTVLHADEM, from the exons ATGGATTTCAGAACCCCTGACCTGCTGGAAATGTggctggagcctccagaagaCGTCTTCTCAACAGGATCCTTCCTGGAGCTGGGACTCCATGGTCCACCTTCAGAGGTCCCAGTAACTAGGCTACAGGAACAGGGGCTGCAAGGCTGGGAGTCCAGTGGGGGCCATGGCTGT GGTCTTCAAGAGAGTGAGCCTGAAGATTTCCTGAAACTTTTCATTGATCCTAATGAAGTGTACTGCTCAGAAGCATCTCCTGGCAGTGACAGTGGAATCTCTGAGGATCCTCGCCATCCAGACAGTCCCCCTGCCCCCAAGCCACCCAGTTCCCCTGCCCTCTATGAGGTTGTCTATGAGGCAGGGACCCTGGAGAGGATGCAGGGGGAAGCTGGGCCAGCTGTAGGGCTCATCTCCATCCAAATAG ATCAGTGGAGCCCACCATTTATGGTGCCCGATGCCTGTGTGGTCAGTGAGCCGCCTCCCGATGCTCATGCCCACATCCTGCCCAGAGCAGGCACTGTAAACTCAGTGCCTCCTGCAGCCCTG CTGCCCTGTCAAACCTTGTTCCTGACAGAAGAGGAGAAGCGTCTGCTGGGACAGGAAGGGGTGTCCCTACCCCCTCACCTGCCCCTCACCAAG GCAGAGGAGAGGGTCCTCAAGAAGGTCAGGAGGAAAATCCGTAACAAGCAGTCAGCTCAGGACAGTCGGCGGCGGAAGAAAGAGTACATCGATGGACTAGAGAGCAG GGTGGCTGCCTGTTCTGCACAGAACCAGGAACTACAGAAAAAAGTCCAGGAGCTGGAGAGGCACAACAT CTCCCTGGTGACTCAGCTCCGCCAGCTGCAGATGCTTATTGTTCAAACCTCCAACAAAGCTGCCCAGACTAGCACTTGTGTTCTG CCCAAATGTCCTCTTGCTTCTTCCCAgatccttcttttctccttggcTCTCATCATCCTGCCCAGTTTCAGCCCCTTTCAGGGCTTACCAGAAGCTGGGCCTGAGGATTACCAGCCTCACGGAG TGATTTCCAGAAACATCCTGACTCACAAGGACATGACAGAAAATCTGGAGAATCCAGCGGTAGAGTCCAGATTGGAGGGGCCACCTGGGGCCAAGGGTGTAAATGGCTCAACAAGGACACTGCTTGAGAAGACAGGAGGGAGGGCAGGCCCCAGCAGGCACATCAGAACTGTGTTGCATGCAGATGAGATGTGA
- the CREB3L4 gene encoding cyclic AMP-responsive element-binding protein 3-like protein 4 isoform X1, which yields MDFRTPDLLEMWLEPPEDVFSTGSFLELGLHGPPSEVPVTRLQEQGLQGWESSGGHGCGLQESEPEDFLKLFIDPNEVYCSEASPGSDSGISEDPRHPDSPPAPKPPSSPALYEVVYEAGTLERMQGEAGPAVGLISIQIGQCSLCEADNGPSGPAPTLGLREFPQPLPLPRACGHPPPFSQPPMFPSDQWSPPFMVPDACVVSEPPPDAHAHILPRAGTVNSVPPAALLPCQTLFLTEEEKRLLGQEGVSLPPHLPLTKAEERVLKKVRRKIRNKQSAQDSRRRKKEYIDGLESRVAACSAQNQELQKKVQELERHNISLVTQLRQLQMLIVQTSNKAAQTSTCVLILLFSLALIILPSFSPFQGLPEAGPEDYQPHGVISRNILTHKDMTENLENPAVESRLEGPPGAKGVNGSTRTLLEKTGGRAGPSRHIRTVLHADEM from the exons ATGGATTTCAGAACCCCTGACCTGCTGGAAATGTggctggagcctccagaagaCGTCTTCTCAACAGGATCCTTCCTGGAGCTGGGACTCCATGGTCCACCTTCAGAGGTCCCAGTAACTAGGCTACAGGAACAGGGGCTGCAAGGCTGGGAGTCCAGTGGGGGCCATGGCTGT GGTCTTCAAGAGAGTGAGCCTGAAGATTTCCTGAAACTTTTCATTGATCCTAATGAAGTGTACTGCTCAGAAGCATCTCCTGGCAGTGACAGTGGAATCTCTGAGGATCCTCGCCATCCAGACAGTCCCCCTGCCCCCAAGCCACCCAGTTCCCCTGCCCTCTATGAGGTTGTCTATGAGGCAGGGACCCTGGAGAGGATGCAGGGGGAAGCTGGGCCAGCTGTAGGGCTCATCTCCATCCAAATAGGTCAGTGTTCTTTGTGCGAAGCGGACAACGGCCCTTCAGGTCCAGCCCCGACCCTGGGGTTAAGGGAGTTTCCCCAACCTCTGCCACTACCCAGGGCCTGCGGCCATCCACCTCCTTTCTCCCAGCCACCTATGTTTCCCTCAGATCAGTGGAGCCCACCATTTATGGTGCCCGATGCCTGTGTGGTCAGTGAGCCGCCTCCCGATGCTCATGCCCACATCCTGCCCAGAGCAGGCACTGTAAACTCAGTGCCTCCTGCAGCCCTG CTGCCCTGTCAAACCTTGTTCCTGACAGAAGAGGAGAAGCGTCTGCTGGGACAGGAAGGGGTGTCCCTACCCCCTCACCTGCCCCTCACCAAG GCAGAGGAGAGGGTCCTCAAGAAGGTCAGGAGGAAAATCCGTAACAAGCAGTCAGCTCAGGACAGTCGGCGGCGGAAGAAAGAGTACATCGATGGACTAGAGAGCAG GGTGGCTGCCTGTTCTGCACAGAACCAGGAACTACAGAAAAAAGTCCAGGAGCTGGAGAGGCACAACAT CTCCCTGGTGACTCAGCTCCGCCAGCTGCAGATGCTTATTGTTCAAACCTCCAACAAAGCTGCCCAGACTAGCACTTGTGTTCTG atccttcttttctccttggcTCTCATCATCCTGCCCAGTTTCAGCCCCTTTCAGGGCTTACCAGAAGCTGGGCCTGAGGATTACCAGCCTCACGGAG TGATTTCCAGAAACATCCTGACTCACAAGGACATGACAGAAAATCTGGAGAATCCAGCGGTAGAGTCCAGATTGGAGGGGCCACCTGGGGCCAAGGGTGTAAATGGCTCAACAAGGACACTGCTTGAGAAGACAGGAGGGAGGGCAGGCCCCAGCAGGCACATCAGAACTGTGTTGCATGCAGATGAGATGTGA
- the CREB3L4 gene encoding cyclic AMP-responsive element-binding protein 3-like protein 4 isoform X3: protein MDFRTPDLLEMWLEPPEDVFSTGSFLELGLHGPPSEVPVTRLQEQGLQGWESSGGHGCGLQESEPEDFLKLFIDPNEVYCSEASPGSDSGISEDPRHPDSPPAPKPPSSPALYEVVYEAGTLERMQGEAGPAVGLISIQIDQWSPPFMVPDACVVSEPPPDAHAHILPRAGTVNSVPPAALLPCQTLFLTEEEKRLLGQEGVSLPPHLPLTKAEERVLKKVRRKIRNKQSAQDSRRRKKEYIDGLESRVAACSAQNQELQKKVQELERHNISLVTQLRQLQMLIVQTSNKAAQTSTCVLILLFSLALIILPSFSPFQGLPEAGPEDYQPHGVISRNILTHKDMTENLENPAVESRLEGPPGAKGVNGSTRTLLEKTGGRAGPSRHIRTVLHADEM from the exons ATGGATTTCAGAACCCCTGACCTGCTGGAAATGTggctggagcctccagaagaCGTCTTCTCAACAGGATCCTTCCTGGAGCTGGGACTCCATGGTCCACCTTCAGAGGTCCCAGTAACTAGGCTACAGGAACAGGGGCTGCAAGGCTGGGAGTCCAGTGGGGGCCATGGCTGT GGTCTTCAAGAGAGTGAGCCTGAAGATTTCCTGAAACTTTTCATTGATCCTAATGAAGTGTACTGCTCAGAAGCATCTCCTGGCAGTGACAGTGGAATCTCTGAGGATCCTCGCCATCCAGACAGTCCCCCTGCCCCCAAGCCACCCAGTTCCCCTGCCCTCTATGAGGTTGTCTATGAGGCAGGGACCCTGGAGAGGATGCAGGGGGAAGCTGGGCCAGCTGTAGGGCTCATCTCCATCCAAATAG ATCAGTGGAGCCCACCATTTATGGTGCCCGATGCCTGTGTGGTCAGTGAGCCGCCTCCCGATGCTCATGCCCACATCCTGCCCAGAGCAGGCACTGTAAACTCAGTGCCTCCTGCAGCCCTG CTGCCCTGTCAAACCTTGTTCCTGACAGAAGAGGAGAAGCGTCTGCTGGGACAGGAAGGGGTGTCCCTACCCCCTCACCTGCCCCTCACCAAG GCAGAGGAGAGGGTCCTCAAGAAGGTCAGGAGGAAAATCCGTAACAAGCAGTCAGCTCAGGACAGTCGGCGGCGGAAGAAAGAGTACATCGATGGACTAGAGAGCAG GGTGGCTGCCTGTTCTGCACAGAACCAGGAACTACAGAAAAAAGTCCAGGAGCTGGAGAGGCACAACAT CTCCCTGGTGACTCAGCTCCGCCAGCTGCAGATGCTTATTGTTCAAACCTCCAACAAAGCTGCCCAGACTAGCACTTGTGTTCTG atccttcttttctccttggcTCTCATCATCCTGCCCAGTTTCAGCCCCTTTCAGGGCTTACCAGAAGCTGGGCCTGAGGATTACCAGCCTCACGGAG TGATTTCCAGAAACATCCTGACTCACAAGGACATGACAGAAAATCTGGAGAATCCAGCGGTAGAGTCCAGATTGGAGGGGCCACCTGGGGCCAAGGGTGTAAATGGCTCAACAAGGACACTGCTTGAGAAGACAGGAGGGAGGGCAGGCCCCAGCAGGCACATCAGAACTGTGTTGCATGCAGATGAGATGTGA
- the JTB gene encoding protein JTB, producing the protein MPAGVGRPGLPQGRHLCWLLCAFTLRLCQAEAPVREEKLSVSTSNLPCWLVEEFVVAEECAPCSNFQAKTTPECGSTGYVEKITCSSSKRSEFKSCRSALMEQHLFWKFEGTVIGVGLVFACLVIVRQRQLDRKALEKVRKQIESI; encoded by the exons ATGCCAGCGGGCGTGGGGAGGCCTGGCCTCCCCCAGGGCCGCCACCTCTGCTGGTTGCTCTGCGCTTTCACTTTAAGGCTCTG CCAAGCAGAAGCTCCTGTGCGGGAGGAGAAGCTGTCAG tGAGCACCTCAAATTTGCCGTGCTGGCTGGTGGAAGAGTTTGTGGTGGCGGAAGAGTGTGCTCCATGTTCTAATTTCCAGGCT AAAACCACCCCCGAGTGTGGTTCCACAGGGTATGTGGAGAAAATCACATGCAGCTCATCTAAGAGGAGCGAGTTCAAAAG CTGCCGCTCAGCTCTGATGGAACAACACTTATTCTGGAAATTCGAAGGGACTGTCATAGGTGTGGGCTTGGTCTTTGCTTGCCTTGTCATTGTTCGTCAGCGACAACTGGACAGAAAGGCGCTGGAAAAGGTCCGGAAGCAAATTGAGTCCATATAG
- the CREB3L4 gene encoding cyclic AMP-responsive element-binding protein 3-like protein 4 isoform X4 — translation MDFRTPDLLEMWLEPPEDVFSTGSFLELGLHGPPSEGLQESEPEDFLKLFIDPNEVYCSEASPGSDSGISEDPRHPDSPPAPKPPSSPALYEVVYEAGTLERMQGEAGPAVGLISIQIDQWSPPFMVPDACVVSEPPPDAHAHILPRAGTVNSVPPAALLPCQTLFLTEEEKRLLGQEGVSLPPHLPLTKAEERVLKKVRRKIRNKQSAQDSRRRKKEYIDGLESRVAACSAQNQELQKKVQELERHNISLVTQLRQLQMLIVQTSNKAAQTSTCVLPKCPLASSQILLFSLALIILPSFSPFQGLPEAGPEDYQPHGVISRNILTHKDMTENLENPAVESRLEGPPGAKGVNGSTRTLLEKTGGRAGPSRHIRTVLHADEM, via the exons ATGGATTTCAGAACCCCTGACCTGCTGGAAATGTggctggagcctccagaagaCGTCTTCTCAACAGGATCCTTCCTGGAGCTGGGACTCCATGGTCCACCTTCAGAG GGTCTTCAAGAGAGTGAGCCTGAAGATTTCCTGAAACTTTTCATTGATCCTAATGAAGTGTACTGCTCAGAAGCATCTCCTGGCAGTGACAGTGGAATCTCTGAGGATCCTCGCCATCCAGACAGTCCCCCTGCCCCCAAGCCACCCAGTTCCCCTGCCCTCTATGAGGTTGTCTATGAGGCAGGGACCCTGGAGAGGATGCAGGGGGAAGCTGGGCCAGCTGTAGGGCTCATCTCCATCCAAATAG ATCAGTGGAGCCCACCATTTATGGTGCCCGATGCCTGTGTGGTCAGTGAGCCGCCTCCCGATGCTCATGCCCACATCCTGCCCAGAGCAGGCACTGTAAACTCAGTGCCTCCTGCAGCCCTG CTGCCCTGTCAAACCTTGTTCCTGACAGAAGAGGAGAAGCGTCTGCTGGGACAGGAAGGGGTGTCCCTACCCCCTCACCTGCCCCTCACCAAG GCAGAGGAGAGGGTCCTCAAGAAGGTCAGGAGGAAAATCCGTAACAAGCAGTCAGCTCAGGACAGTCGGCGGCGGAAGAAAGAGTACATCGATGGACTAGAGAGCAG GGTGGCTGCCTGTTCTGCACAGAACCAGGAACTACAGAAAAAAGTCCAGGAGCTGGAGAGGCACAACAT CTCCCTGGTGACTCAGCTCCGCCAGCTGCAGATGCTTATTGTTCAAACCTCCAACAAAGCTGCCCAGACTAGCACTTGTGTTCTG CCCAAATGTCCTCTTGCTTCTTCCCAgatccttcttttctccttggcTCTCATCATCCTGCCCAGTTTCAGCCCCTTTCAGGGCTTACCAGAAGCTGGGCCTGAGGATTACCAGCCTCACGGAG TGATTTCCAGAAACATCCTGACTCACAAGGACATGACAGAAAATCTGGAGAATCCAGCGGTAGAGTCCAGATTGGAGGGGCCACCTGGGGCCAAGGGTGTAAATGGCTCAACAAGGACACTGCTTGAGAAGACAGGAGGGAGGGCAGGCCCCAGCAGGCACATCAGAACTGTGTTGCATGCAGATGAGATGTGA